A DNA window from Streptomyces asoensis contains the following coding sequences:
- a CDS encoding restriction endonuclease has product MTVPPSAPQAVRAPRRFELRSTAVYFVLLAILLTLAVMVGRTVAAAAQARPGWAVALLLLASAGVVAGHRGRRRFSAARVARRAARSLEAATETVVEALETAPPAPAPDARHDIARTVRLTEPVVPPVEEAVAVTEAIVYEELDPDEFEQAIAELCRRDGCTAVEVVGGAGDLGADVIGRTPDGRALVVQCKRYSDTNRVGSQDMQRFGGTCYTVHGAEVAAVVTTGDFTAPALEYAEQCGIVCVDGDDLWHWQTGTGPAPWELEQGQEREPEPMYEPQP; this is encoded by the coding sequence ATGACCGTACCCCCCAGTGCCCCGCAGGCCGTGCGTGCTCCGCGCCGCTTCGAACTCCGTTCCACGGCCGTGTACTTCGTGCTCCTCGCCATTCTCCTGACGCTCGCGGTCATGGTCGGCAGGACCGTCGCCGCCGCGGCGCAGGCCCGCCCCGGCTGGGCCGTCGCGCTCCTGCTGCTCGCCTCGGCGGGAGTCGTCGCGGGCCACCGGGGGCGGCGCCGCTTCTCGGCGGCGAGAGTCGCGCGCCGGGCCGCGAGGTCCCTGGAGGCGGCCACGGAGACGGTGGTGGAGGCGCTCGAGACGGCACCGCCGGCGCCCGCGCCCGACGCCCGGCACGACATCGCCCGGACGGTCCGGCTGACCGAGCCCGTGGTACCGCCGGTGGAGGAGGCGGTGGCCGTCACCGAGGCGATCGTCTACGAGGAGCTGGATCCCGACGAGTTCGAGCAGGCGATAGCCGAGCTCTGCCGGCGCGACGGCTGCACCGCGGTGGAAGTCGTCGGCGGGGCCGGAGACCTGGGCGCGGACGTCATCGGCAGGACACCGGACGGGCGGGCGCTCGTCGTCCAGTGCAAGCGCTACAGCGACACCAACCGTGTCGGTTCCCAGGACATGCAGCGCTTCGGCGGCACCTGTTACACCGTGCACGGGGCGGAGGTCGCCGCCGTCGTCACCACGGGCGACTTCACGGCGCCCGCCCTGGAGTATGCGGAGCAGTGCGGCATCGTGTGCGTGGACGGCGACGACCTCTGGCACTGGCAGACCGGTACCGGCCCGGCGCCCTGGGAGCTGGAACAGGGGCAGGAGCGGGAACCGGAGCCGATGTACGAGCCGCAGCCGTGA
- a CDS encoding RHS repeat-associated core domain-containing protein, with amino-acid sequence MIFGRGTSIWRGSAAGRHRTGRLLVQSLALALVAPLGAAQLAQAAEPSGLGRPAVPKSRVSRVETVDGLGAKEARQRVARENKANKAQAERARTERQAAWPGHGEATLALAGGKARKAEPGGVPVTLAPSPGDRAAAAGAARVTVLDQKAARAAGVTGVLLTAEADTAGTAEVSVDYSGFSSALGGGWSQRLRLVQLPACALTTPVKSECRTQRPLASDNDTARQSVSAKADIAEAADGASPRLGKAAGAAPAATVLAVTAVAAGSGQSPKGTGDYSATPLSASSSWEAGASSGAFTWSYDFTLPPAAAGPLPPLSLAYDSGSVDGRTATSNNQGTSVGEGFSLTESYIERTYGSCDEDGHEDISDLCWKYDNARLVLNGRSTRLVKDDDDNHWRLEGDDASKVTRSTGADNGDDNGEYWTVVTGDGTKYVFGLNKPDGADTQRTNSVATVPVFGDDSGEPGYSAGDAFADRALTQAWRWNLDYVEDLRDNAATYWYTKESNYYKKNKADKADAAYTRGSYLNRIEYGLRKGALFTDKADAKVTFDYAERCTATDCSSLTKDTADNWPDVPFDAVCAKDDDDCKAVGPAFFSRKRLTGIDTFSYDAASTGYDAVDSWDLVEQYLDGGDIGDSSDQVLTLKSLRRTAKAGTTSIASDPVSFTYQMRPNRVDGTDDILPLTRPRISTVVSETGAITSVTLSAAECVRSQVLGAAPDTNTRSCYPQFWHINGGEDASIDWFQKYRVLAVGIADPTGNNEAVEHAYSYSGAAWRHNDDPFAPKDERTWSDWRGYAQVTAWTGATGVTRSRTVSLYLQGMDGDKKSDGTAKSVSVAPLPAPALGAATITDSEPYAGQLREQVTYDGSTAVSATVDDPWSQETARQSVPGAGDHVARYVRPQKAHSYTYLTASQTWRERLTTTSYDSYGMPVTVDDSGQVGKASDETCTRTWYARNADLGLTGLTSRTRTVARGCATADASLVLPATMKPAAPERGSVLSDVGTVYDTPDVTTWSGAQKPTKGLATWTGRPTGYAATADAAGDRLPSGWQTATTTTYDTLGRTLKVTDAAGNPTGTAYTPVDAGPLTKTVTTNAKTYTTVTFLDPRRAVPLRTYDVNLKKTEMAYDALGRLTDVWLPNRASGSQSPNQKYAYHSDDTKPSWVSTSTLKKDGETYKTTYTIYDALLRPLQTQSPTPEGGRLLTDTRYDTRGLAYEASADIFDTGSEPNGTYTRAEYGEAPQQTVTVFDGAARATTSTLYTYGVKKWSTSTGYTGDSVATTALEGGSAQRTISDVRGQATETREYASTSPADASYGGSAGASYTSTRTDFALDGKKLTLTGPDGAKWSYVYDLFGREGISTDPDKGVTLTQFDALDRPVSTTDARGTAVLTAYDALGRTTGTWKNSRTDANQLTGFAYDSILKGQLTSSTRYVDGKAGAAYTQAVTAYDSLDRPTGTELQLPAGDPFVKAGAPATIAYETGFNTDGTKKFSREPAVGGLPSEIVDYGYDAVGDVTSVGGATGYLLGVDYSAQAQPRQLTLGTGGTGAKSFYVNNTYEEGTGRLTRSNVTDQTHGYMLRDLTYTYDQTGNVTTIGDPTLLGGNGSAETQCFAYDGHQRLTEAWTPASQKCADARSASSLSGPAPYWSTYSYNDAGQRTAETVHKSTGDTRTTYCYPTTLTAQPHTLTGTTTKADCSAPERAYDYDKSGNTWHRPGTSGTQTLEWSPDGKLSRLTEGGVATDHLYTTDGTLLIRSTQNGERVLYTGSTELHLRANGTTWAQRYYGAEDLTVALRSNQSGAVKLTYLTADQHRTSTLALDPDAGQTFTKRYTTPFGADRGTTLNGPWPDDKGFLGKTRDAASGLTHIGAREYDPSIGQFISADPLLEADKLQTLNGYSYAVQNPLTHSDPTGLGLACGGNGDDTPCPTRPDGTRGNGRPNEAVDYSKPQAPHPCNSNCGTAGGDTWSRQDELGRRAAAAYREQLVLNPEVILNPNATQLTAMWFMGVTPSAYYFDENDKMTQAVQDHIWMQVVRTFLSHRKNTKIGQTIKGLDYKTKYGAAMNDLPLKGMMVGEVSDALMQLAGDNDPETAAGATRAVLGSFNMKATVTGYNRLNQRGTVQFEITQKMTVESLTRGVSKEGYENGAKDPIASGISNAARAVFPGGQKPLSMTFRWTETVPMPKPGR; translated from the coding sequence ATGATCTTTGGCAGGGGCACCTCAATCTGGCGAGGGAGTGCCGCCGGACGGCACCGAACCGGCCGGCTGCTGGTGCAGTCGCTGGCCCTGGCACTCGTCGCACCGCTCGGCGCGGCACAGCTGGCCCAGGCCGCGGAGCCTTCCGGCCTCGGGCGGCCCGCCGTGCCCAAGTCCCGCGTGAGCAGAGTCGAGACGGTCGACGGGCTCGGCGCGAAGGAGGCCCGCCAACGGGTCGCCCGGGAGAACAAGGCCAACAAGGCCCAGGCCGAACGGGCCCGTACGGAGCGGCAGGCCGCCTGGCCCGGGCACGGCGAGGCCACCCTCGCCCTCGCGGGCGGCAAGGCCCGCAAGGCCGAACCGGGCGGAGTCCCCGTCACGCTGGCGCCGTCACCCGGGGACAGGGCGGCGGCCGCCGGCGCCGCGCGCGTCACCGTGCTGGACCAGAAGGCCGCACGCGCGGCAGGCGTGACCGGGGTGCTCCTCACCGCCGAGGCGGACACCGCGGGCACGGCCGAGGTGAGCGTGGACTACAGCGGCTTCTCCTCGGCCCTGGGCGGCGGCTGGTCCCAGCGACTGCGCCTGGTGCAGCTCCCCGCGTGCGCCCTGACGACACCCGTCAAGAGCGAGTGCCGCACCCAGCGTCCGCTCGCGTCCGACAACGACACCGCGCGGCAGTCGGTCTCGGCGAAGGCCGACATCGCCGAGGCCGCGGACGGCGCTTCGCCCCGGCTCGGGAAGGCCGCGGGAGCCGCCCCGGCCGCCACGGTGCTGGCCGTCACCGCCGTCGCGGCCGGGTCCGGGCAGTCCCCCAAGGGCACCGGCGACTACTCGGCCACCCCGCTCTCGGCATCCTCGTCCTGGGAGGCGGGCGCCAGTTCCGGGGCGTTCACCTGGTCGTACGACTTCACGCTGCCGCCCGCGGCGGCCGGCCCGCTGCCGCCCCTGTCCCTCGCATACGACTCGGGCAGCGTCGACGGCCGCACGGCCACCTCCAACAACCAGGGCACCTCGGTCGGTGAGGGCTTCTCGCTCACCGAGTCCTACATCGAGCGCACCTACGGTTCCTGCGACGAGGACGGCCACGAGGACATCTCGGACCTCTGCTGGAAGTACGACAACGCCCGACTGGTCCTGAACGGCAGGTCGACCCGGCTGGTCAAGGACGACGACGACAACCATTGGCGGCTGGAGGGCGACGACGCGTCGAAGGTGACCAGGTCCACCGGCGCGGACAACGGCGACGACAACGGCGAGTACTGGACCGTCGTCACCGGTGACGGCACCAAGTACGTGTTCGGCCTGAACAAACCGGACGGCGCCGACACCCAGCGCACCAACTCCGTCGCGACGGTACCGGTGTTCGGCGACGACTCGGGCGAGCCTGGCTACTCCGCGGGCGACGCCTTCGCCGACCGCGCCCTCACCCAGGCCTGGCGGTGGAACCTCGACTACGTCGAGGACCTGCGGGACAACGCGGCCACCTACTGGTACACCAAGGAGTCCAACTACTACAAGAAGAACAAGGCCGACAAGGCCGACGCCGCCTACACGCGCGGGAGTTACCTGAACCGGATCGAGTACGGGCTGCGCAAGGGCGCCCTGTTCACGGACAAGGCGGACGCGAAGGTCACCTTCGACTACGCCGAGCGCTGCACCGCCACGGACTGCTCCTCGCTGACCAAGGACACCGCCGACAACTGGCCGGACGTCCCCTTCGACGCGGTCTGCGCCAAGGACGACGACGACTGCAAGGCCGTCGGCCCCGCCTTCTTCTCCCGCAAACGCCTCACCGGCATCGACACGTTCTCCTACGACGCCGCCTCCACCGGCTACGACGCGGTGGACTCCTGGGACCTGGTCGAGCAGTACCTCGACGGCGGCGACATCGGTGACAGCTCCGATCAGGTGCTCACCCTGAAGTCGCTCCGGCGCACCGCGAAGGCCGGCACCACGAGCATCGCGTCGGACCCGGTCTCCTTCACCTACCAGATGCGGCCGAACCGCGTCGACGGCACCGACGACATCCTGCCCCTGACCAGGCCGCGCATCTCCACCGTCGTCTCGGAGACCGGCGCGATCACCTCGGTGACGCTGTCGGCGGCGGAATGTGTGCGCAGCCAGGTGCTGGGCGCCGCCCCGGACACCAACACCCGTTCCTGCTATCCCCAGTTCTGGCACATCAACGGCGGCGAGGATGCCTCGATCGACTGGTTCCAGAAGTACCGCGTGCTGGCGGTCGGCATCGCCGACCCGACCGGCAACAACGAGGCCGTCGAACACGCCTACTCCTACAGCGGTGCCGCCTGGCGCCACAACGACGACCCGTTCGCCCCGAAGGACGAGCGGACCTGGTCGGACTGGCGCGGCTACGCCCAGGTGACCGCGTGGACCGGCGCGACGGGCGTGACCCGCTCCCGGACGGTCTCCCTCTACCTCCAGGGCATGGACGGCGACAAGAAGAGCGACGGCACCGCCAAGTCCGTCTCCGTCGCACCCCTGCCCGCGCCCGCGCTCGGGGCGGCCACCATCACCGACAGCGAACCGTACGCGGGACAGCTGCGCGAACAGGTCACCTACGACGGGTCCACGGCGGTATCGGCGACGGTCGACGACCCCTGGTCGCAGGAGACCGCCCGCCAGAGCGTGCCCGGAGCCGGCGACCACGTCGCCCGTTACGTCCGCCCGCAGAAGGCGCACAGCTACACCTATCTGACCGCCTCGCAGACCTGGCGCGAGCGCCTGACGACCACGTCCTACGACAGCTACGGCATGCCGGTCACCGTCGACGACTCGGGGCAGGTCGGCAAGGCCTCGGACGAGACCTGCACCCGCACCTGGTACGCCCGCAACGCCGACCTCGGCCTCACCGGCCTCACCTCCCGCACCCGCACGGTCGCCCGCGGCTGCGCGACCGCGGACGCCTCGCTCGTCCTGCCCGCCACGATGAAACCGGCCGCGCCCGAGCGGGGCAGCGTCCTGTCCGACGTCGGCACCGTCTACGACACCCCCGACGTCACCACCTGGTCCGGGGCGCAGAAGCCCACGAAGGGCCTGGCGACCTGGACCGGCCGCCCCACCGGCTACGCCGCCACCGCGGACGCGGCAGGCGACCGGCTCCCGTCCGGCTGGCAGACGGCGACCACCACGACGTACGACACCCTGGGCCGCACCCTCAAGGTCACCGACGCGGCGGGCAACCCCACCGGCACCGCCTACACACCCGTCGACGCGGGACCGCTGACCAAGACGGTCACCACGAACGCCAAGACCTACACCACGGTCACCTTCCTGGACCCGCGCCGCGCGGTGCCGCTGCGTACCTACGACGTCAACCTCAAGAAGACCGAGATGGCCTACGACGCCCTCGGCAGGCTCACCGACGTGTGGCTGCCGAACCGGGCGAGCGGCAGCCAGAGCCCCAACCAGAAGTACGCCTACCACTCGGACGACACCAAGCCGTCCTGGGTGTCGACCTCGACGCTGAAGAAGGACGGCGAGACCTACAAGACCACCTACACGATCTACGACGCGCTGCTGCGCCCCCTCCAGACCCAGTCGCCCACTCCCGAGGGCGGCCGGCTGCTGACCGACACCCGCTACGACACCCGGGGACTCGCTTACGAGGCGTCCGCCGACATCTTCGACACCGGCAGCGAGCCCAACGGCACCTACACCAGGGCCGAGTACGGCGAGGCCCCCCAGCAGACGGTGACGGTGTTCGACGGGGCGGCCCGTGCGACGACCAGCACCCTGTACACCTACGGGGTCAAGAAGTGGTCCACCAGCACCGGCTACACCGGCGACTCGGTCGCGACCACGGCCCTGGAGGGCGGTTCGGCGCAGCGGACGATCAGCGACGTCCGGGGCCAGGCGACGGAGACCCGCGAGTACGCGAGCACGAGTCCGGCCGACGCCTCCTACGGCGGCAGCGCCGGCGCCTCCTACACGTCCACCAGGACGGACTTCGCGCTGGACGGCAAGAAGCTGACGCTCACCGGACCCGACGGCGCCAAGTGGTCCTACGTGTACGACCTGTTCGGCCGTGAGGGCATCAGCACCGACCCGGACAAGGGCGTGACGCTCACCCAGTTCGACGCCCTCGACCGCCCGGTCAGCACCACGGACGCGCGCGGCACGGCCGTCCTGACCGCCTACGACGCCCTGGGCCGGACCACCGGCACCTGGAAGAACTCCAGGACGGACGCCAACCAGCTCACCGGATTCGCCTACGACAGCATCCTCAAGGGGCAGCTCACCTCCTCCACCCGCTATGTCGACGGCAAGGCGGGCGCGGCCTACACGCAGGCCGTCACCGCCTACGACAGCCTGGACCGCCCCACGGGGACCGAACTCCAGCTGCCGGCCGGCGACCCGTTCGTCAAGGCCGGCGCACCCGCCACCATCGCGTACGAGACCGGGTTCAACACCGACGGCACCAAGAAGTTCAGCCGCGAGCCCGCCGTGGGCGGCCTGCCGTCCGAGATCGTCGACTACGGGTACGACGCCGTGGGCGACGTGACCTCGGTCGGCGGCGCGACCGGCTATCTGCTCGGCGTGGACTACTCGGCGCAGGCCCAGCCCCGGCAGCTGACCCTGGGCACCGGCGGCACCGGCGCCAAGAGCTTCTACGTCAACAACACCTACGAGGAAGGCACCGGGCGGCTGACCCGCAGCAACGTCACGGACCAGACGCACGGGTACATGCTCCGCGACCTCACCTATACCTACGACCAGACCGGCAACGTCACCACGATCGGCGACCCGACCCTCCTGGGCGGCAACGGTTCCGCGGAGACCCAGTGCTTCGCCTACGACGGCCACCAGCGCCTGACCGAGGCCTGGACGCCCGCCTCGCAGAAGTGCGCCGACGCGAGGAGCGCGTCGAGTCTGTCGGGCCCGGCCCCCTACTGGTCGACCTACTCCTACAACGACGCCGGCCAGCGGACCGCCGAGACCGTGCACAAGAGCACCGGCGACACCAGGACGACGTACTGCTACCCCACCACCCTCACCGCCCAGCCCCACACCCTGACCGGCACCACGACCAAGGCCGACTGCTCCGCGCCGGAACGTGCCTACGACTACGACAAGTCCGGCAACACCTGGCACCGCCCCGGTACGAGCGGGACCCAGACCCTGGAGTGGTCGCCCGACGGCAAGCTGAGCCGGCTCACCGAAGGGGGAGTGGCGACCGACCACCTCTACACGACGGACGGCACCCTGCTGATCCGCAGCACGCAGAACGGTGAGCGCGTCCTGTACACCGGCTCCACCGAACTCCACCTGCGCGCCAATGGCACCACGTGGGCCCAGCGTTACTACGGGGCCGAGGATCTGACCGTCGCCCTGCGCTCCAACCAGTCGGGCGCCGTCAAGCTCACCTACCTCACGGCCGACCAGCACCGGACCTCGACGCTGGCGCTCGACCCGGACGCCGGACAGACCTTCACCAAGCGCTACACCACCCCGTTCGGCGCCGACCGCGGCACGACACTGAACGGGCCCTGGCCGGACGACAAGGGCTTCCTGGGCAAGACCCGGGACGCCGCCTCGGGCCTCACGCACATCGGCGCCCGTGAATACGACCCGTCCATCGGCCAGTTCATCAGCGCCGACCCGCTCCTGGAGGCCGACAAGCTCCAGACCCTCAACGGGTACTCGTACGCGGTGCAGAATCCGCTCACCCACAGCGACCCCACCGGCCTGGGCCTGGCCTGCGGCGGCAACGGCGACGACACGCCCTGCCCGACCCGCCCGGACGGCACCCGCGGCAACGGCCGTCCCAACGAGGCCGTCGACTACTCGAAGCCGCAGGCACCCCACCCCTGCAACAGCAACTGCGGTACGGCCGGAGGCGACACGTGGTCGCGCCAGGACGAGCTGGGCCGCCGGGCCGCGGCGGCCTACCGCGAACAGCTGGTCCTCAACCCGGAGGTCATCCTCAACCCCAACGCCACCCAGCTCACCGCCATGTGGTTCATGGGCGTCACCCCGTCCGCCTACTACTTCGACGAGAACGACAAGATGACCCAGGCCGTCCAGGACCACATCTGGATGCAGGTCGTGCGCACGTTCCTTTCGCACCGCAAGAACACGAAGATCGGCCAGACCATCAAGGGACTCGACTACAAGACCAAATACGGCGCCGCCATGAACGATCTGCCCCTCAAGGGAATGATGGTGGGCGAGGTCTCCGACGCCCTGATGCAGCTCGCCGGCGACAACGACCCGGAGACGGCGGCCGGCGCCACCCGCGCCGTGCTCGGCTCCTTCAACATGAAGGCGACCGTGACCGGCTACAACCGGCTGAACCAGCGCGGCACGGTGCAGTTCGAGATCACCCAGAAGATGACCGTCGAGTCGCTGACCCGGGGCGTGTCCAAGGAGGGCTACGAGAACGGGGCCAAGGACCCGATCGCGTCGGGCATCTCCAACGCCGCCCGCGCGGTCTTCCCCGGCGGTCAGAAGCCGCTGTCGATGACCTTCCGATGGACGGAGACGGTGCCGATGCCGAAGCCCGGCCGCTAG
- a CDS encoding LamG domain-containing protein, translated as MAVLLSLLALPAQQAAAAFPEADSAPSTEGQRALAEAKASGERVEVTGERTDRTTVFADPDGFTFTMEQSVVPVRVADPGGGWRAPDATLEKRSDGTVGPEAAAVSIAFSGGGEKAPLARIEEQGNSLELRWPGELPAPRLDGARAVYAEVLPGVDLQVTATPESFQPVFVVKTPQAAANEELKKLTFGLKARGLDVREGAAGNLTAVDGSGRTVFKAPPARMWDSAGEAAGASGDAGDSSGPGARSLRTQAVGEGPVAASGAAEGVPSGSGVEPGEGDKVARMDVAVTEDSLSVVPDTTMLTRTGADAFPLFIDPTVTWGESERTLLRSDGYESYGWGNGDDDQGKGAGKCGTWNGYYCGPGYVQKLYFEFSPASLKGKKVLDATFRVTEPWAFQCDPRWVDLVRTNNISSATTWSSRPAELDLMVDRNVSAGRGSLCDPDAPDAPIEFNDNPDETNENLTSTLSNFAAGKFSRLTLEIKAHDESDPSAWKRFKNDAVLAVNFVGLPDKPSAIGLVTGSGTVCETSESDPAVVSDPTPALAATAQTKAGGEKDAQLRIAYDLDSKSGSTWVDTAPGNGDVRPSTGYVGDNAKVTLTWSTLTDGTLYRYRAWARSYYNGGASYLAGASNASTTGWCYFKVDSSAPKAPAVTVGSPYTPCTTNDCTAHGGPAVKGTFKFGPATGDTNVAYQYKLSSTAAWSKDQTGASVSVGVTPTKAGTYRLYVRAKDGIGRYGAQSVVDFLVADGEKPVGQWQFGENDGAALDSATWDGADNATLGGGAVRDDRGRRGLITRDAAGVPLATPVTDKGLALDGATGYAATAGTVLDTTGSYTVAAWVRVDPASTKTVTVLSQSTATSPFTAKYSPFIISYGTKWSMRVLGTDGAFHEAAAPTTAPKGVWTYVAGVHDAVAKKVHLYVNGKLQASADAGPAWHADGAFQIGRLLYADTYVDYFKGGIDEPTAWQRALSPEEIEDDARALTSQGNAGVELVADWSADRGTGSTVADTTSGYGRSLALGGGASLDGDAIVLDGVDDAATTAGPVVDDTGSFTVTALASLDATALAGKSVGYTGQVVGQRTADGSSWGLWYELTDKQTVLDEETLEEKTVPVGFWRFGRLDAGGTFSAVSSEEAAAVDGMVRMTGVLNAQDGTIGLYLGAVQNGDDQAFTATIGSGDFAVGKDFATRAWGHYLPGRVADVRLWAGAMAGSDQIEETVGD; from the coding sequence GTGGCCGTCCTGCTGAGTCTGCTGGCGCTGCCCGCGCAGCAGGCCGCGGCCGCTTTCCCGGAGGCGGATTCCGCGCCTTCGACGGAGGGGCAGCGGGCGCTGGCGGAGGCGAAGGCCTCCGGCGAGCGGGTGGAGGTGACGGGGGAGCGGACGGACCGGACGACGGTCTTCGCCGACCCGGACGGCTTCACGTTCACCATGGAGCAGTCGGTGGTTCCGGTGCGGGTGGCCGATCCGGGTGGTGGCTGGCGGGCGCCGGACGCGACGTTGGAGAAGCGCTCCGACGGCACGGTCGGTCCTGAGGCGGCGGCCGTGTCGATCGCCTTCTCCGGGGGAGGGGAGAAGGCTCCCCTGGCCCGGATCGAGGAGCAGGGAAATTCCCTGGAACTCCGATGGCCGGGCGAGCTGCCCGCGCCCCGGCTGGACGGTGCGCGTGCCGTGTACGCCGAGGTTCTGCCGGGTGTGGACCTTCAGGTGACGGCGACGCCGGAGAGTTTCCAGCCGGTGTTCGTCGTGAAGACGCCTCAGGCCGCGGCGAACGAGGAGCTGAAGAAGCTCACCTTCGGGCTGAAGGCCCGGGGTCTGGACGTGCGTGAAGGGGCCGCGGGCAACCTCACCGCCGTGGACGGCAGTGGCCGTACGGTGTTCAAGGCGCCGCCGGCCCGGATGTGGGACTCGGCGGGGGAGGCGGCCGGCGCGTCCGGGGACGCCGGGGATTCGTCGGGGCCCGGGGCTCGGTCGCTGCGGACGCAGGCGGTGGGTGAGGGGCCGGTGGCTGCCTCCGGCGCGGCCGAGGGGGTGCCTTCGGGGTCGGGGGTGGAGCCGGGTGAGGGTGACAAGGTCGCCAGGATGGACGTGGCCGTCACCGAGGACTCGCTGTCGGTGGTGCCGGACACCACGATGCTCACCAGGACCGGAGCGGACGCCTTTCCGCTGTTCATCGATCCGACGGTGACCTGGGGCGAGTCGGAGCGCACCTTGCTGCGCAGTGACGGCTACGAGTCGTACGGGTGGGGCAACGGTGACGACGACCAGGGCAAGGGTGCCGGCAAGTGCGGTACCTGGAACGGCTATTACTGCGGTCCTGGGTATGTGCAGAAGCTGTACTTCGAGTTCTCCCCGGCGAGTCTGAAGGGCAAGAAGGTCCTGGACGCGACGTTCCGGGTGACGGAGCCGTGGGCGTTCCAGTGCGATCCGCGCTGGGTGGATCTGGTGCGGACGAACAACATCTCCTCCGCGACGACCTGGTCGTCGCGGCCGGCGGAGCTGGATCTGATGGTGGACCGGAACGTGTCGGCCGGTCGTGGGTCGTTGTGCGACCCGGACGCTCCGGACGCGCCGATCGAGTTCAACGACAATCCGGACGAGACGAACGAGAACCTCACCTCCACGCTGTCGAACTTCGCGGCGGGCAAGTTCTCCCGGCTGACGCTGGAGATCAAGGCGCACGACGAGTCCGACCCGTCGGCGTGGAAGCGGTTCAAGAACGACGCCGTGCTTGCCGTGAACTTCGTCGGGCTGCCCGACAAGCCGAGCGCCATCGGCCTCGTCACCGGCTCCGGCACGGTCTGCGAGACCAGCGAGAGCGACCCGGCGGTCGTCTCCGACCCCACCCCCGCGCTGGCCGCGACCGCGCAGACGAAGGCCGGCGGCGAGAAGGACGCCCAGCTGCGGATCGCCTACGACCTCGACAGCAAGAGCGGCAGCACCTGGGTGGACACCGCGCCGGGCAACGGTGACGTACGCCCCTCGACCGGCTACGTCGGCGACAACGCCAAGGTGACGCTCACCTGGTCCACCCTGACGGACGGCACCCTCTACCGGTACCGGGCCTGGGCGCGGTCGTACTACAACGGGGGCGCCAGCTATCTGGCCGGGGCGTCGAACGCCTCCACCACGGGCTGGTGCTACTTCAAGGTGGACTCCAGCGCGCCCAAGGCGCCCGCCGTCACCGTCGGGAGCCCCTACACGCCCTGCACGACCAACGACTGCACCGCTCACGGCGGACCCGCCGTGAAGGGCACCTTCAAGTTCGGGCCCGCCACCGGCGACACCAACGTCGCCTACCAGTACAAGCTCTCCTCCACGGCCGCCTGGTCGAAGGACCAGACCGGGGCTTCGGTGTCGGTCGGCGTCACGCCCACCAAGGCGGGCACGTACCGCCTGTACGTGCGGGCCAAGGACGGCATCGGACGCTACGGCGCCCAGTCGGTCGTCGACTTCCTGGTCGCCGACGGCGAGAAGCCCGTCGGCCAGTGGCAGTTCGGCGAGAACGACGGAGCGGCGCTGGACTCCGCCACCTGGGACGGCGCGGACAACGCGACCCTCGGCGGTGGCGCGGTCCGCGACGACCGCGGCCGTCGAGGGCTCATCACACGGGACGCCGCCGGAGTGCCGCTGGCGACACCGGTGACGGACAAGGGGCTGGCCCTCGACGGCGCCACCGGCTACGCGGCCACGGCCGGCACGGTGCTGGACACGACCGGGTCGTACACGGTCGCCGCCTGGGTACGGGTCGACCCGGCTTCCACGAAGACCGTGACGGTCCTCAGTCAGTCCACGGCCACGAGCCCGTTCACCGCGAAGTACAGCCCGTTCATCATCTCCTACGGCACCAAGTGGAGCATGCGCGTGCTGGGCACGGACGGCGCCTTCCACGAGGCGGCGGCGCCCACCACCGCGCCCAAGGGCGTGTGGACCTACGTGGCAGGTGTCCACGACGCCGTCGCCAAGAAGGTCCACCTCTATGTGAACGGCAAGCTCCAGGCCTCGGCCGACGCGGGGCCCGCCTGGCATGCCGACGGCGCGTTCCAGATCGGCCGCCTGCTGTACGCGGACACCTACGTGGACTACTTCAAGGGCGGCATCGACGAGCCCACGGCGTGGCAGCGGGCCCTGTCCCCCGAGGAGATCGAGGACGACGCGCGGGCACTGACGTCGCAGGGGAACGCCGGGGTGGAACTGGTCGCCGACTGGTCGGCCGACCGGGGCACCGGCAGCACCGTCGCCGACACCACCTCGGGCTACGGGCGGTCGCTGGCCCTCGGCGGCGGCGCCTCGCTGGACGGCGACGCGATCGTCCTGGACGGCGTGGACGACGCGGCCACCACGGCAGGCCCGGTGGTCGACGACACGGGGTCGTTCACGGTCACGGCGCTCGCGTCGCTGGACGCCACCGCGCTGGCCGGCAAGAGCGTCGGCTACACCGGCCAGGTGGTGGGGCAGCGCACGGCCGACGGCTCGTCCTGGGGCCTGTGGTACGAGCTGACGGACAAACAGACCGTGCTGGACGAGGAGACCTTGGAGGAGAAGACCGTCCCGGTGGGCTTCTGGCGCTTCGGCCGCCTCGATGCCGGCGGCACCTTCAGCGCCGTGTCCTCGGAAGAGGCCGCCGCGGTGGACGGCATGGTCAGGATGACCGGTGTCCTCAACGCCCAGGACGGCACGATCGGCCTCTATCTGGGAGCCGTCCAGAACGGCGACGACCAGGCGTTCACGGCCACGATCGGCTCGGGCGACTTCGCGGTCGGCAAGGACTTCGCCACCCGAGCGTGGGGGCACTACCTGCCCGGACGCGTCGCGGACGTGCGCCTGTGGGCGGGCGCGATGGCCGGATCCGACCAGATCGAAGAAACCGTGGGCGACTGA